The Ascaphus truei isolate aAscTru1 chromosome 3, aAscTru1.hap1, whole genome shotgun sequence genome includes a region encoding these proteins:
- the LOC142491618 gene encoding C-C motif chemokine 5-like, giving the protein MKASLVTLSILLSLAFYNEVHSGPVGSDVISCCFAYTGQKIPRKHVTDYFYTSARCSKPAVVFITRKNRKMCADPTVNWVKDHVHFLEMKATAK; this is encoded by the exons ATGAAGGCTTCTCTGGTCACTCTTTCCATTCTTCTCTCTCTGGCCTTTTACAATGAAGTTCATTCTGGACCAG TTGGTTCAGACGTGATCTCCTGCTGTTTTGCGTACACAGGGCAGAAAATCCCTCGCAAACATGTGACAGACTATTTCTACACCAGTGCCCGTTGCTCCAAACCTGCCGTTGT GTTTATCACCAGGAAGAATCGTAAAATGTGTGCCGATCCAACAGTCAATTGGGTCAAGGATCATGTTCATTTCCTGGAGATGAAAGCTACAGCAAAATGA